In Candidatus Gastranaerophilales bacterium, one DNA window encodes the following:
- the trpS gene encoding tryptophan--tRNA ligase, translating to MSKERIMSGMRPTGKLHLGHYLGVLKNWVALQNEYDCFYAIADWHALTTKFDDTQSLKDNVRNVVMDWIASGIDPEISTVYLQSLVPETAELHIYLSMITPQNWVERDPTLKDMIKIVRGTEGTDEKPSNFCSYGLMGYPVLMSADILTFNAHCVPVGIDQVAHIEITRDIVRRFNHIYKSDYLNEPGVKLTQVPLLKGIDGQKMGKSFQNDIKISDSPELTAKKIMQGITDRSRIRKDDPGHPEECEVIYDYYKIFADENLLKQVDDECRNAKRGCADCKRQLASLINEHFAPIRAKRLELEQNPKIIDEIIIEGSKKARVSASEVLNNVKNIVKMYVG from the coding sequence ATGAGCAAAGAACGTATAATGTCAGGCATGCGGCCTACAGGTAAGCTTCATTTAGGGCATTATTTGGGGGTTTTAAAAAATTGGGTGGCTCTGCAAAATGAGTATGACTGTTTTTACGCTATAGCAGACTGGCATGCGCTTACGACTAAATTTGATGATACGCAAAGCCTTAAAGATAATGTAAGAAATGTTGTTATGGATTGGATAGCAAGCGGCATTGATCCTGAAATATCGACAGTTTATTTGCAGTCTTTAGTTCCTGAAACCGCCGAATTACATATATATTTAAGCATGATTACCCCTCAGAACTGGGTGGAGCGCGACCCTACTTTAAAAGATATGATTAAAATAGTACGGGGAACAGAAGGAACGGACGAAAAACCTTCAAATTTTTGCAGCTACGGCTTGATGGGTTATCCTGTTTTGATGAGCGCTGATATTTTAACTTTTAATGCTCATTGTGTTCCTGTAGGGATTGACCAGGTTGCACACATAGAAATTACAAGGGATATAGTAAGAAGATTTAATCATATTTATAAGTCTGATTACCTCAATGAACCCGGAGTTAAACTTACTCAAGTTCCGCTTTTAAAAGGTATTGACGGGCAAAAAATGGGCAAATCTTTCCAAAACGATATTAAAATTTCTGACAGCCCCGAATTAACCGCTAAAAAAATTATGCAGGGTATTACCGACCGCTCAAGAATACGAAAAGACGACCCCGGACATCCTGAAGAGTGTGAAGTTATTTACGACTATTATAAGATTTTTGCTGATGAAAATCTTTTAAAACAGGTAGATGATGAGTGCAGAAACGCTAAACGAGGTTGTGCTGACTGCAAAAGACAGCTTGCCTCTCTAATTAACGAGCATTTTGCGCCTATCAGGGCTAAAAGGCTTGAACTCGAACAAAATCCGAAAATCATTGACGAAATCATTATTGAAGGCAGCAAAAAAGCCCGTGTAAGTGCCTCTGAGGTTTTAAATAACGTAAAAAATATAGTAAAAATGTATGTTGGTTAG